The Nitriliruptor alkaliphilus DSM 45188 genome includes a region encoding these proteins:
- a CDS encoding class I SAM-dependent methyltransferase, whose protein sequence is MTSTMTPPDTDRLQAFVERFAADQAATMHAATVVVGDQLGLYRALADGGPQTAPELADRSGCHPRLVREWLAAQAVSGYCEHDPATDRFWLTTEQAACLADQGSPTFLAGGALAASSTHKDTERVVRAFNEDGGIGWDEHHTDLFTGTERFFGPVYRGNLVDSWIPALDGVADRLTSGGRVADVGCGRGTALILLAEAFPAATFAGFDYHAGSIEAARRAAAQAGVSDRVTFEVAGADGFAGEDYDLICVFNALHEWGDPVRAARRIHRALAPDGTWMFTEPRTDDGLVESVRARTFFSVSTFVCTPSALSQEGGEALGAQAGEPELQRVVEQAGFTRFRRAAETPSFMVLEARP, encoded by the coding sequence ATGACGAGCACGATGACCCCGCCCGACACCGACCGGCTGCAGGCGTTCGTGGAGCGGTTCGCCGCCGACCAGGCCGCCACGATGCACGCGGCGACCGTCGTGGTCGGCGACCAGCTCGGGTTGTACCGGGCGCTGGCCGACGGCGGGCCGCAGACGGCGCCCGAGCTGGCCGATCGCAGCGGCTGCCACCCGCGGTTGGTACGCGAGTGGCTCGCTGCCCAGGCGGTGAGCGGCTACTGCGAACACGACCCCGCCACCGACCGGTTCTGGCTCACCACCGAGCAGGCGGCGTGCCTGGCCGATCAGGGCAGCCCGACCTTCCTCGCCGGTGGCGCCCTCGCGGCGAGCTCGACCCACAAGGACACCGAACGCGTCGTCCGTGCCTTCAACGAGGACGGCGGTATCGGCTGGGACGAGCACCACACCGACCTGTTCACCGGCACGGAGCGGTTCTTCGGCCCCGTCTACCGGGGCAACCTGGTGGACAGCTGGATCCCCGCGCTCGACGGGGTCGCCGACCGACTGACCTCCGGCGGTCGCGTCGCCGACGTCGGTTGTGGGCGCGGTACGGCGCTGATCCTGCTGGCCGAGGCCTTCCCCGCTGCGACGTTCGCGGGCTTCGACTACCACGCGGGTTCGATCGAGGCGGCACGGCGGGCTGCGGCGCAGGCGGGGGTCAGCGATCGTGTGACGTTCGAGGTCGCGGGCGCCGACGGGTTCGCGGGGGAGGACTACGACCTCATCTGCGTCTTCAACGCGCTCCACGAGTGGGGCGACCCCGTCCGCGCCGCACGCCGGATCCACCGAGCGCTCGCGCCCGACGGCACCTGGATGTTCACCGAGCCCCGCACCGACGACGGTCTCGTCGAGAGCGTCCGGGCCCGCACGTTCTTCTCGGTGTCGACCTTCGTGTGCACGCCGAGCGCCTTGTCCCAGGAGGGGGGTGAGGCGCTCGGTGCCCAGGCGGGCGAACCCGAGCTGCAGCGCGTGGTCGAGCAGGCGGGCTTCACCCGGTTCCGACGAGCCGCGGAGACGCCGTCGTTCATGGTCCTCGAGGCGCGCCCCTGA